A single window of Gossypium arboreum isolate Shixiya-1 chromosome 13, ASM2569848v2, whole genome shotgun sequence DNA harbors:
- the LOC108461165 gene encoding uncharacterized protein LOC108461165 — protein MVRGGKVGQRSNFKRRVRSKDEASDDSDEDYVVSLEGNDESEDDVEDYCSSLDECASEEGFGSFVDGEDDEEEEKEVRKVVWLKAKPMSSARTRKIVDRKSQKRKVVSDEEDDDEDYEMEEEEEQEEEDDDDLEFTLDEEDCLDEEEELTMTKKKKNNKKVSKQGLRERVPSNHRKKRRKSAVSKKPLRKGGKKKCRLKRKRRIEEEEEDDDCDFIDKAPTVRKKSRKNGGLRKKAYVICSDSDFVSSGSSDYEYTISEEEREQVKEASHLCGSIKTSLRSSSSSKRIQEVEELGQCKKPSGKKGKEKVEETKAEVIKSVCGICLSEEDKRRLRGKLNCCSHYFCFTCIMEWSKVESRCPLCKQRFETISKPARSTAGVDLRDVVIQVPKRDQVYQPSEEELRSYLDPYENVICSECNQGGDDELMLLCDLCDSSAHTYCVGLGREVPEGNWYCYGCRPVALGSSSSQVQDPLPDQRTINNLYNRFSPIVNVGESLDSIVVPSPRTPLPPGFVGLSSPRFPTADFPSVSPVSGVAAQTLTGRRWLHRQIQNLRSMNRMSLMVGRTDGISTANMGIDFVNSHVDQSRQTTIQQARTQQMGQTVITEGLHDDPSSSLQSRDLFSPRLSHLRRQAVQDSTTTTLNTSVNLMLWPELAGINSDAQLYQCRNGPNIGPDVFGSAFSVRNEDNSSMAKEQLQVMVRSQLKALSRDSDLDNGTFTDIATSSMHTLLAACGLEHRRSEVHMVPPPSNCTHIERVAAGQASLMKGCCLTCFDSFVKDVVKRIMDTRSRQWLSLGL, from the exons ATGGTAAGGGGAGGGAAGGTTGGTCAAAGAAGCAATTTTAAAAGAAGGGTCAGATCAAAAGATGAGGCTTCGGATGATTCAGATGAAGATTATGTAGTTTCACTGGAGGGAAATGATGAATCTGAGGACGATGTGGAAGATTATTGTTCTTCCTTAGATGAGTGTGCATCGGAAGAGGGTTTTGGGAGTTTTGTTGATGGCGAGGATGATGAGGAGGAAGAGAAAGAGGTGAGGAAGGTTGTTTGGTTGAAAGCTAAACCGATGTCTTCAGCAAGGACGAGGAAGATTGTGGATAGAAAATCACAAAAGCGGAAAGTTGTATccgatgaagaagatgacgatgaGGATTATGAgatggaggaggaggaggagcaAGAAGAGGAAGATGATGATGATTTGGAATTCACCCTGGATGAAGAAGATTGTTTGGATGAGGAAGAGGAGTTGACTAtgacaaagaagaagaaaaacaatAAGAAGGTTAGTAAGCAAGGTTTGCGGGAAAGGGTTCCTTCCAACCATAGGAAAAAGAGGAGAAAATCTGCTGTTTCTAAGAAGCCTTTGAGAAAAGGAGGAAAGAAGAAATGTCGGTTGAAAAGGAAAAGGAGAAttgaggaggaagaagaagatgatgattgtGATTTCATAGACAAAGCTCCAACTGTGAGAAAAAAGAGCAGAAAAAATGGAGGACTGAGGAAGAAAGCGTATGttatatgttcagattcagatTTTGTTTCATCTGGATCATCTGATTATGAGTATACAATCTCGGAGGAAGAGAGGGAACAGGTGAAAGAAGCCAGCCATTTGTGTGGAAGTATAAAAACTAGTTTGAGGAGCTCATCATCCTCAAAGAGAATTCAGGAGGTTGAGGAGTTAGGCCAGTGTAAGAAACCTTCAGGAAAAAAGGGTAAGGAGAAGGTAGAGGAAACAAAGGCTGAAGTAATAAAGTCAGTCTGTGGCATTTGTCTCTCCGAGGAAGATAAGCGAAGATTGAGAGGCAAGCTAAACTGTTGCAGTCATTATTTTTGTTTCACCTGCATTATGGAGTGGTCAAAAGTGGAATCTCGATGCCCTTTGTGCAAGCAAAGGTTTGAAACAATCAGTAAGCCTGCAAGATCAACAGCAGGAGTTGATTTGAGAGATGTGGTGATTCAAGTCCCTAAACGGGATCAG GTCTACCAACCATCTGAGGAAGAACTAAGAAGCTATCTTGATCCATATGAGAATGTGATTTGTTCTGAATGCAACCAAGGTGGGGATGATGAACTCATGTTACTGTGTGATCTTTGTGATTCATCAGCTCACACCTATTGTGTTGGTCTCGGGCGAGAAGTACCTGAAGGAAATTGGTACTGTTATGGTTGCAGGCCCGTTGCCCTCGGGTCCTCTAGTTCCCAAGTTCAAGATCCCTTACCTGATCAAAGGACAATAAACAATTTGTACAATCGATTCTCACCCATTGTAAATGTAGGAGAAAGTTTAGACTCCATTGTAGTGCCTTCACCTCGTACGCCATTACCTCCCGGTTTTGTTGGTCTTTCATCTCCTAGATTTCCTACTGCAGATTTTCCATCTGTTTCTCCAGTATCTGGAGTGGCAGCTCAAACTCTGACAGGAAGACGATGGTTACACCGCCAGATTCAAAATCTTCGTTCCATGAACAGGATGAGTCTTATGGTTGGTAGGACTGATGGGATATCAACTGCCAATATGGGCATTGATTTTGTGAACTCTCACGTTGATCAGAGTAGGCAAACAACAATTCAACAAGCAAGGACACAACAAATGGGTCAAACAGTAATCACAGAGGGGTTACACGATGATCCCTCTTCTTCACTGCAAAGTAGGGACTTGTTTTCACCGAGGTTGAGCCATTTGAGAAGGCAAGCAGTTCAGGATTCAACTACCACAACATTAAACACGTCTGTTAATTTGATGTTATGGCCTGAGCTTGCTGGTATCAATTCAGATGCTCAACTCTATCAGTGCCGCAATGGACCAAACATTGGGCCTGATGTTTTTGGTTCAGCATTTTCCGTCAGAAATGAggataattcttccatggccaaggAACAATTGCAAGTAATGGTTAGAAGCCAGTTGAAAGCCTTGTCCAGAGATAGTGATTTGG ACAATGGTACTTTTACGGACATAGCAACAAGTTCCATGCACACCTTATTGGCTGCTTGTGGGCTTGAGCATAGGAGGAGTGAGGTTCACATGGTACCACCACCATCAAATTGTACACACATTGAAAGAGTGGCAGCCGGTCAGGCGAGCTTAATGAAAGGTTGTTGCTTAACTTGTTTCGATTCTTTTGTAAAAGATGTAGTGAAGAGGATCATGGATACAAGATCCAGGCAGTGGTTAAGTTTAGGTCTTTAG
- the LOC108463941 gene encoding protein DEHYDRATION-INDUCED 19 homolog 3-like: protein MDADSWSARLSSASKRYQSALQLRSDMFMGFEEIDGEDEIREEFRCPFCSEYFDIVGLCCHIDDEHPVEAKNGVCPVCAVRVGVDMVAHITLQHGNIFKMQRKRKSRKGGSHSTLSLLRKELREGNLQSFFGGSSCMVSSNSAPDPLLSSFILPMVDDFVSVQPNFSRETRTTKKSSDVNKSERNVKSSPLSLKDQEEKAKRCEFVQGLLLSTMPDEIL from the exons ATGGATGCTGATTCATGGAGTGCTCGTCTTTCTTCAGCTTCTAAGAGATATCAATCGGCTCTTCAATTACGATCTG ATATGTTTATGGGGTTTGAAGAAATTGATGGAGAAGATGAAATAAGAGAGGAGTTTCGATGCCCTTTTTGTTCAGAGTATTTCGACATCGTTGGCTTGTGTTGTCACATTGATGATGAGCATCCAGTGGAGGCTAAAAATGGG GTTTGTCCAGTCTGTGCAGTGAGGGTGGGCGTTGATATGGTTGCGCATATAACCCTACAACATGGAAATATATTTAAGAT GCAGCGCAAGAGGAAATCACGTAAAGGTGGATCTCATTCCACGCTTTCTCTTCTGAGGAAAGAGCTGCGAGAAGGAAATCTACAGTCCTTCTTCGGGGGTTCTTCTTGTATGGTGTCTTCCAATTCAGCCCCTGATCCGTTGTTGTCTTCATTTATTTTACCCATGGTTGATGACTTTGTTAGTGTCCAGCCTAACTTTTCTCGTGAAACAAGAACAACTAAGAAAAGTTCAGACGTGAATAAGTCAGAAAG AAATGTGAAGTCGTCTCCCCTTTCACTAAAGGATCAGGAAGAGAAGGCAAAAAGATGCGAGTTTGTTCAAGGGCTGCTGTTGTCCACAATGCCTGATGAAATTTTATAA
- the LOC108463942 gene encoding GATA transcription factor 15-like, which yields MGVMDLREQKSLNEDTMSETMKKFCTDCKTTKTPLWRGGPSGPKSLCNACGIKYRKRRRAMLGLNEASEKKKVKWHLSSSSSLSSSSTITTSSASIATTNDESVDDMKPSGRFSGLGETVKIRLLALSGEVLLQRSLSLTWVVKKQRCQRRRKVGEDEELAAFSLMAMSYGLVFA from the exons ATGGGGGTTATGGATCTTAGAGAACAG AAATCATTGAATGAAGATACAATGAGTGAGACCATGAAGAAGTTTTGTACTGACTGCAAGACCACAAAGACCCCTCTTTGGAGAGGTGGCCCTTCTGGCCCCAAG TCATTGTGCAATGCATGTGGGATAAAATATAGGAAGAGAAGAAGAGCAATGTTGGGTTTAAACGAAGCATCAGAGAAGAAGAAAGTGAAATGGCATTTATCATCATCGTCGTCGTTGTCATCATCCAGCACCATCACAACAAGCTCTGCTTCTATTGCTACAACAAATGATGAGTCTGTTGATGACATGAAACCTAGTGGTAGATTTAGTGGGTTAGGTGAGACTGTCAAGATCAGATTACTTGCTTTGAGCGGTGAAGTTTTGTTGCAAAGATCATTATCATTAACATGGGTAGTGAAGAAGCAAAGGTGTCAAAGGAGAAGGAAGGTAGGAGAGGATGAAGAACTTGCTGCTTTTTCTTTGATGGCCATGTCCTATGGCTTAGTTTTTGCTTGA
- the LOC108464357 gene encoding importin subunit alpha gives MSLRPNSRTEVRRNRYKVAVDAEEGRRRREDNMVEIRKNRREESLQKKRREGLQAQPMPASLHSSAVEKKLENLPAMVAGVWADDSNMQLEATTQFRKLLSIERSPPIDQVIQAGVVPRFIEFLARDDFPQLQFEAAWALTNIASGTSENTKVVIDHGAVPIFVKLLASPSDDVREQAVWALGNVAGDSPRCRDLVLSHGALLPLLAQLNEHAKLSMLRNATWTLSNFCRGKPQPPFDLVKPALPALTHLIHSNDEEVLTDACWALSYLSDGTNDKIQAVIEAGVCGRLVELLMHPSPSVLIPALRTVGNIVTGDDGQTQCIINHQALPCLLNLLTNNFKKSIKKEACWTISNITAGNKEQIQAVIEANIISPLVHLLQNAEFDIKKEAAWAISNATSGGTHDQMKFLVSQGCIKPLCDLLNCPDPRIVTVCLEGLENILKVGEADKNLGTTGGVNLYAQMIDDAEGLEKIENLQSHDNTEIYEKAVKVLETYWLEEEDETMPPGDASQTGFHFGGGELPVPSGGFSFS, from the exons ATGTCATTGAGACCAAACTCGAGGACGGAGGTTCGAAGGAACAGGTACAAGGTGGCGGTGGACGCTGAGGAAGGGAGGCGGAGGAGAGAGGATAACATGGTGGAGATTAGGAAGAATCGCCGTGAAGAGAGTTTGCAGAAGAAGCGGCGTGAAGGGCTTCAAGCGCAGCCAATGCCTGCTTCTCTTCACTCCTCTGCCGTTGAGAAAAAG TTGGAAAATTTGCCAGCCATGGTTGCTGGTGTCTGGGCTGATGATAGTAATATGCAGCTCGAGGCAACCACACAGTTTAGGAAGTTGCTTTCAATTG AACGCAGCCCACCTATTGACCAAGTGATACAAGCAGGAGTTGTTCCTCGCTTCATTGAATTCCTTGCGAGGGATGATTTCCCACAGCTTCAG TTTGAGGCAGCTTGGGCCCTAACTAATATTGCTTCTGGGACATCTGAGAACACAAAGGTGGTAATTGATCATGGGGCTGTTCCTATATTTGTGAAATTGCTTGCTTCACCAAGTGATGATGTTCGTGAGCAG GCTGTCTGGGCACTGGGAAATGTTGCTGGAGATTCTCCTAGATGTCGTGACCTTGTTCTTAGTCATGGTGCTTTGCTTCCTTTGTTGGCACAGTTAAATGAGCATGCTAAACTTTCTATGCTGAGGAATGCAACATGGACTCTCTCAAACTTTTGTCGGGGAAAGCCCCAGCCTCCCTTTGATCTG GTTAAACCTGCACTTCCTGCATTGACACACCTTATTCACTCAAATGATGAAGAAGTCTTAACTGATGCATGTTGGGCGCTCTCATATCTTTCTGATGGTACAAATGACAAAATCCAAGCTGTTATAGAAGCAGGTGTTTGTGGGCGTCTGGTGGAGCTATTGAT GCACCCATCTCCTTCAGTGCTAATACCAGCTCTTCGCACAGTTGGAAATATTGTCACAGGTGATGATGGTCAAACCCAG TGTATTATCAATCATCAAGCGTTGCCATGCCTTTTAAACCTCTTGACAAATAATTTCAAAAAGAGCATCAAGAAGGAAGCTTGTTGGACAATCTCAAATATCACGGCCGGAAATAAGGAGCAGATACAG GCTGTAATTGAAGCTAATATTATATCTCCACTGGTTCATCTGCTTCAAAATGCTGAATTTGATATCAAGAAAGAAGCGGCATGGGCCATCTCAAATGCCACATCTGGTGGTACTCATGATCAGATGAA ATTCCTTGTTAGTCAAGGTTGTATAAAGCCATTGTGTGATCTTCTTAACTGCCCTGATCCAAGGATTGTTACAGTCTGTTTAGAAGGGCTTGAAAACATTTTGAAGGTAGGAGAAGCTGATAAGAACCTGGGCACTACCGGAGGAGTGAATCTCTATGCACAAATGATTGATGATGCTGAGGGTCTGGAGAAGATCGAGAATTTACAGTCCCACGATAACACTGAGATTTATGAAAAGGCTGTGAAAGTTCTCGAGACATATTGGTTGGAGGAGGAGGATGAGACAATGCCGCCAGGTGATGCCTCTCAAACAGGGTTTCATTTTGGCGGGGGTGAGCTTCCTGTTCCTTCAGGGGGATTCAGTTTCAGTTAG
- the LOC108463592 gene encoding transmembrane emp24 domain-containing protein p24delta9-like, giving the protein MCGLNLGFIVIMIGLVVETEIGESMRFELESGKTKCIAEDIKANAMTVGKYSIVNPSEGQPFPDSHKLVVRVSSSKGNNYHLGDQVDSGTFAFTAAESGDYTTCFWANKHNPPVKMTIDFDWKSGVAAKDWSKVAKKGQVDTMEIELKKLYDTVAAIHEEMFYLREREEEMQELNKETNSKMATLSFFSLLLCLSVAGLQIWHLKSFFERKKLL; this is encoded by the exons ATGTGTGGATTAAATCTGGGTTTCATTGTGATAATGATAGGATTAGTGGTGGAAACAGAGATAGGGGAATCGATGAGATTTGAGCTTGAATCTGGGAAAACCAAATGCATTGCAGAAGACATAAAGGCAAATGCAATGACGGTTGGGAAATACAGCATTGTGAATCCAAGTGAAGGTCAACCTTTTCCTGATTCTCATAAACTGGTAGTCAGG GTGAGTTCATCAAAGGGGAACAATTATCACCTAGGAGATCAAGTGGATTcaggtacatttgcatttacagCAGCAGAGAGTGGGGATTACACCACTTGTTTTTGGGCAAATAAACACAATCCTCCTGTCAAGATGACCATTGATTTCGATTGGAAAAGTGGTGTTGCTGCTAAGGATTGGTCCAAGGTTGCTAAGAAAGGCCAGGTTGAT ACAATGGAAATTGAGTTGAAGAAACTGTATGACACAGTCGCAGCCATTCATGAAGAGATGTTCTATCTTCGTGAGAG GGAGGAAGAAATGCAGGAGCTAAACAaagaaacaaattcaaaaatggCTACTCTTAGTTTCTTTTCGCTGCTTCTTTGCTTGTCTGTGGCTGGCTTGCAGATATGGCATCTAAAGTCATTTTTTGAGAGGAAGAAGCTCCTCTAG